In a genomic window of bacterium:
- a CDS encoding TonB-dependent receptor, with protein sequence MRNFAPLLLAFVSTAAFAAGAEDAGSVPVNPPEFEPYALAQVTVTANAPQATQTSVETSVTADQIEAAGAKTVAEALRIAPGVRMTIGRKNEPDISIHGFNQGRLLVLIDGVPYYETNYGKLDLNQIPTDNIARIDVIKTAASVLYGANALGGAINIVTRTAGDKPYAAVRLETGEEATSRASATYGARKGAWNFWFNAGKEKSDGYKLSRNFTPIVGMIQQKNPTRNIPAVLEDGDVRDNSDYDRTDLWAKVGYKPSDRSELFVNVHYLDQEKGMPVAMDVAQVMLAKPAFSHFARAPKYRDYGIDLDGRQRVGAGWTLTEKVFYHDHLDDYASYSDQALTNEISVSEYKDFIAGFSLAAEKKLGDWSLRGAAHYREDSHSERDDAYLPFAKSVSRTGTVGVEAEWRATDKLTVVAGLGEDWFGVRDAWQNVTDRNTGAFVRQDPRATPSTNAFGGTLTAQYSLGEGQRLFVAAAKKSRFPTLQQLYSSKGGNTDLDPEKSFNLSFGYGRTFAENGRFEASLFRYAVKDMISRDGSNVLNTYQNYGEAHMTGFETLIEGDVAAPLHLAFTYTYNHAIDVDDNRVTDDVINVPAHSATLDLAWRLPWRRAHLDVGGLYMGEVFTALPTPHYPTDPAKKIGGYMLWNARVGVDLGRGAEVYVEARNLFDRDYLYDYMYPAAGRMFFGGLVVKL encoded by the coding sequence ATGAGGAATTTCGCCCCGCTTCTTCTGGCGTTCGTGTCGACGGCGGCCTTCGCCGCCGGCGCCGAGGACGCCGGTTCGGTTCCCGTCAACCCGCCCGAGTTCGAGCCGTACGCGCTCGCCCAGGTGACCGTCACGGCGAACGCGCCGCAGGCGACGCAGACGAGCGTCGAGACGTCGGTCACCGCGGACCAGATCGAGGCCGCCGGCGCGAAGACCGTCGCCGAGGCGCTGCGGATCGCCCCCGGCGTGCGGATGACGATCGGCCGCAAGAACGAGCCCGACATCTCGATCCACGGCTTCAACCAGGGCCGGCTGCTGGTGCTGATCGACGGCGTGCCGTACTACGAGACGAACTACGGCAAGCTCGACCTGAACCAGATCCCGACCGACAACATCGCGCGGATCGACGTGATCAAAACCGCCGCCTCGGTCCTCTACGGCGCCAACGCGCTCGGCGGCGCGATCAACATCGTCACCCGCACGGCCGGCGACAAGCCGTACGCCGCGGTGCGGCTGGAGACGGGCGAGGAAGCGACCTCGCGCGCCTCGGCCACCTACGGCGCCCGCAAGGGGGCGTGGAACTTCTGGTTCAACGCCGGCAAGGAGAAGTCGGACGGCTACAAGCTGTCGCGCAACTTCACGCCGATCGTCGGCATGATCCAGCAGAAGAACCCGACGCGGAACATCCCCGCGGTGCTCGAGGACGGCGACGTCCGCGACAACTCCGACTACGACCGGACCGACCTCTGGGCCAAGGTCGGCTACAAGCCGTCCGACCGCTCGGAGTTGTTCGTCAACGTGCACTACCTCGACCAGGAGAAGGGGATGCCGGTGGCGATGGACGTGGCGCAGGTGATGCTCGCCAAGCCCGCCTTCTCCCACTTCGCCCGCGCGCCGAAGTACCGCGACTACGGCATCGACCTCGACGGCCGCCAGCGCGTCGGCGCCGGCTGGACGCTGACCGAGAAGGTCTTCTACCACGACCACCTCGACGACTACGCCTCGTACTCCGACCAGGCGCTGACGAACGAGATCTCCGTCAGCGAGTACAAGGACTTCATCGCCGGCTTCTCGCTGGCGGCGGAAAAGAAGCTCGGCGACTGGTCGCTGCGCGGCGCGGCCCACTACCGCGAGGACTCGCACAGCGAGCGCGACGACGCCTATCTGCCGTTCGCCAAGTCGGTCTCCCGCACCGGCACCGTCGGCGTCGAGGCCGAGTGGCGGGCGACGGACAAGCTGACGGTCGTCGCCGGCCTCGGCGAGGACTGGTTCGGCGTCCGCGACGCCTGGCAGAACGTGACCGACCGGAACACCGGCGCCTTCGTCCGCCAGGACCCGCGCGCCACGCCGAGCACCAACGCCTTCGGCGGCACGCTGACCGCGCAGTACTCGCTCGGCGAAGGGCAGCGGCTGTTCGTCGCCGCGGCCAAGAAGTCGCGCTTCCCGACGCTGCAGCAGCTCTACTCCAGCAAGGGCGGCAACACCGACCTCGACCCGGAGAAGAGCTTCAACCTTTCGTTCGGCTACGGCCGGACGTTCGCCGAGAACGGCCGCTTCGAGGCGTCGCTCTTCCGCTACGCGGTCAAGGACATGATCTCGCGCGACGGCTCCAACGTCCTCAACACCTACCAGAACTACGGCGAAGCGCACATGACCGGCTTCGAGACCCTGATCGAGGGCGACGTCGCCGCGCCGCTGCACCTGGCGTTCACCTACACCTACAACCACGCGATCGACGTGGACGACAACCGCGTGACCGACGACGTGATCAACGTCCCGGCGCACAGCGCGACGCTCGACCTCGCCTGGCGGCTGCCCTGGCGGCGGGCGCACCTCGACGTCGGCGGCCTCTACATGGGCGAGGTCTTCACCGCCCTGCCGACGCCGCACTACCCGACCGATCCGGCGAAGAAGATCGGCGGCTACATGCTGTGGAACGCGCGGGTCGGCGTCGATCTGGGCCGCGGCGCCGAGGTGTACGTCGAGGCGCGCAACCTGTTCGACCGCGACTACCTCTACGACTACATGTATCCCGCCGCCGGGCGGATGTTCTTCGGCGGCCTCGTGGTGAAGCTGTGA
- a CDS encoding TOBE domain-containing protein, with the protein MLSARNQLPGKVVSVKLAEVMAEVVIDVGGSQVVAAITRSSAEQMKLRAGDAVKAVVKATEVMVQKD; encoded by the coding sequence ATGCTCAGCGCCCGCAATCAACTCCCGGGAAAAGTCGTCTCGGTGAAGCTGGCGGAGGTCATGGCGGAGGTCGTGATCGACGTCGGCGGAAGCCAGGTCGTCGCGGCGATCACCCGCTCCTCGGCGGAGCAGATGAAGCTGCGCGCCGGCGACGCCGTGAAGGCGGTCGTCAAGGCGACCGAAGTGATGGTTCAAAAGGACTGA
- a CDS encoding substrate-binding domain-containing protein, translating to MKRLLACFAILLCAVSAAYAGETLVLATTTSTADTGLLDYLVPAFEKAHGATVKVIAVGSGEALAMGARGDADVLLVHSKAAEDEFMAQGNGLSRDEVMYNDFVVVGPAADPAGIKGLDAVAAFKAIAEKKALFLSRADKSGTHSKELSIWKKAGVDPENQPWRLATGQGMGETARITSEKQGYTLIDRGTYLALAKSLKLVVLAEKSKDLLNTYRVIVVDPVKHPGVHVATAKAFAAWLVSPETQKMIGEFGKEKFGQSLFTPDAVKK from the coding sequence ATGAAGCGACTCTTGGCCTGCTTCGCGATCTTGTTGTGCGCCGTCTCCGCGGCGTACGCCGGCGAGACGCTGGTCCTCGCCACGACCACCAGCACGGCCGACACCGGCCTTCTGGACTATCTCGTCCCGGCCTTCGAGAAGGCGCACGGCGCGACCGTCAAGGTCATCGCCGTCGGCTCCGGCGAAGCCTTGGCGATGGGGGCGCGCGGCGACGCCGACGTCCTCCTCGTCCACTCCAAGGCCGCCGAGGACGAGTTCATGGCGCAGGGGAACGGGCTCTCGCGCGACGAGGTGATGTACAACGACTTCGTCGTCGTCGGCCCCGCGGCCGACCCCGCCGGAATCAAGGGGCTCGACGCCGTCGCCGCCTTCAAGGCGATCGCGGAGAAGAAGGCGCTCTTCCTCTCCCGCGCCGACAAGTCGGGGACCCACAGCAAGGAACTCTCGATCTGGAAGAAGGCCGGCGTCGATCCGGAGAACCAGCCGTGGCGGCTCGCCACCGGGCAGGGGATGGGCGAAACGGCCCGCATCACGTCGGAGAAGCAGGGGTACACGCTGATCGACCGCGGGACCTACCTCGCCCTCGCCAAGTCGCTCAAGCTGGTCGTCCTGGCGGAGAAGTCGAAGGACCTGCTCAACACCTACCGCGTGATCGTCGTCGATCCGGTCAAGCATCCGGGGGTCCACGTCGCGACGGCGAAGGCGTTCGCCGCGTGGCTCGTCTCGCCGGAGACGCAGAAGATGATCGGCGAGTTCGGCAAGGAGAAGTTCGGGCAGTCGCTCTTCACCCCCGACGCCGTCAAGAAGTGA
- a CDS encoding ABC transporter permease, which translates to MWAARGELAGILGLSLLVSGVAIVLSMVVGVPAGVFLALRRFPGRRFLVALVNTGMGLPPVVVGLFVFLLLSRAGPFGPLELLYTPWAMILAQVIIAGPLVVGITLAAIQGLDEKLRLQILSLGASRTQYYWRLVQEARLSLVAALAAGFGSVISEVGAVMMVGGNIKGQTRVMTTAIVLATRQGEFPLALALGGLLLLLALGVNWLFTVVQQRQRP; encoded by the coding sequence ATGTGGGCGGCGCGCGGCGAACTGGCCGGGATCCTCGGCCTGTCGCTTCTCGTTTCCGGCGTGGCGATCGTCCTCTCGATGGTCGTGGGGGTGCCGGCGGGGGTCTTCCTCGCGCTGCGCCGCTTCCCCGGCCGCCGCTTCCTCGTCGCCCTCGTCAACACCGGGATGGGGCTGCCTCCGGTCGTCGTCGGCCTCTTCGTCTTTCTGCTGCTCTCGCGCGCCGGTCCGTTCGGCCCGCTCGAGCTGCTCTACACGCCGTGGGCGATGATCCTCGCCCAGGTGATCATCGCCGGGCCGCTCGTCGTCGGGATCACCCTCGCCGCGATCCAGGGGCTCGACGAGAAGCTGCGGCTGCAGATCCTCTCGCTCGGCGCCTCGCGGACGCAGTACTACTGGCGGCTCGTGCAGGAGGCGCGCCTCTCCCTCGTCGCCGCGCTCGCCGCCGGCTTCGGCTCGGTGATCTCGGAAGTCGGCGCGGTGATGATGGTCGGCGGCAACATCAAGGGGCAGACGCGCGTGATGACGACGGCGATCGTCCTCGCCACGCGCCAAGGGGAGTTCCCGCTCGCCCTCGCCCTCGGCGGCCTGCTGCTGCTGCTCGCCCTCGGCGTCAACTGGCTCTTCACCGTCGTGCAGCAGAGGCAGCGCCCATGA
- a CDS encoding ABC transporter ATP-binding protein translates to MILERLENVRVVHGGKATLDVPAFELEEGEIRVVVGPTGAGKSTLLRVLHLLERPTEGKALWRGEATPWPAPLPLRRRIAMAFQEPLPLAGTVFDNVAYGLKLRGFKGAELRGRVGETLALLRIDNLAARSARTLSGGEAQRTALARALALRPELLLLDEPLAALDEPIREALREELRTIVRENGITCVYVTHDQTEAFTLGDRLTVLHAGRIAQTGPPAEVFRRPKTRFVAQFVQAGNILPCEVLEATDGRAVVSLGQGRLVVTDCDAQAGARRLCCVRAEDVALAPAEAADAGAGDFVGSVAAATELGALTRVALDCGFPLVALLPRRAAEELGLAVGRRLAARIAPGTAHLIEDGNDSAHADDGRSSSSGA, encoded by the coding sequence ATGATCCTCGAACGGCTCGAGAACGTGCGCGTGGTCCACGGCGGCAAGGCGACGCTCGACGTCCCGGCGTTCGAACTCGAGGAAGGCGAGATCCGCGTCGTCGTCGGTCCGACCGGCGCCGGCAAGAGCACGCTGCTGCGCGTGCTCCACCTGCTCGAGCGGCCGACCGAGGGGAAGGCGCTCTGGCGCGGCGAGGCGACGCCGTGGCCGGCCCCGCTGCCGCTGCGCCGGCGGATCGCCATGGCCTTCCAGGAGCCGCTGCCGCTCGCCGGGACCGTCTTCGACAACGTCGCCTACGGCCTCAAGCTGCGCGGCTTCAAGGGCGCGGAACTCCGCGGGCGGGTCGGCGAAACGCTGGCCCTGCTGCGGATCGACAATCTCGCCGCGCGCTCCGCGCGGACCCTCTCCGGCGGCGAGGCGCAGCGGACGGCGCTCGCCCGCGCCCTCGCGCTTCGCCCGGAGCTGCTCCTGCTCGACGAGCCGCTCGCGGCGCTCGACGAGCCGATCCGCGAAGCGCTGCGCGAGGAACTGCGGACGATCGTGCGGGAGAACGGCATCACCTGCGTCTACGTCACCCACGACCAGACCGAGGCGTTCACCTTGGGCGACCGTCTGACCGTGCTGCACGCGGGACGGATCGCGCAGACCGGTCCGCCCGCCGAAGTTTTCCGCCGTCCGAAAACCCGCTTCGTGGCGCAGTTCGTCCAGGCCGGCAATATTCTGCCTTGCGAAGTGCTGGAGGCGACCGACGGCCGCGCCGTCGTGTCGCTCGGGCAAGGGCGACTCGTCGTGACCGACTGCGACGCCCAAGCCGGCGCGCGGCGGCTCTGCTGCGTCCGCGCCGAGGACGTCGCGCTCGCCCCCGCCGAGGCGGCGGACGCCGGCGCCGGCGACTTCGTCGGCTCGGTCGCCGCGGCGACCGAGCTCGGCGCGCTGACGCGCGTCGCCCTCGACTGCGGCTTCCCGCTCGTCGCGCTTCTTCCGCGGCGCGCGGCGGAGGAACTGGGGCTCGCGGTCGGCCGGCGGCTCGCCGCGCGGATCGCGCCGGGAACGGCTCACTTGATCGAGGACGGAAACGACAGTGCCCACGCCGACGACGGTCGAAGCTCTTCATCTGGCGCTTGA
- a CDS encoding molybdopterin molybdotransferase MoeA, which produces MPTPTTVEALHLALERVAPLPLARLPLAEVLGLALAEDVVSRDTIPPFVNSAMDGYAVRAADVAAAGPASPARLVVLEDVPAGRSATRPVAPGTAIRIMTGAPLPDGADTVVKVEDTKQDGDAALILRAEKRGANVRAAGEDVRAGERALAAGTALRPAEIGLLAALGVAEPLVRRRPRVAVVTTGDELVDVAENPGPGQIRDANIHAMCAQLRALGAEPLPFPRVADRREAVLDALAAALAAADMVLTNGGISVGDYDFVKGVLAELGAHEVFWKVRQKPGGPLGFYVAQGKPVFGLPGNPVAAQVCIEEYARPTLRSMMGHARLHRPTATARIVEGYRKSGQDGKLHFVRVFAQWSGSGLEARTTGPQGSGLLTSMVGANGLALVPAEAVEIPPGGAVTVHLTDLPEDR; this is translated from the coding sequence GTGCCCACGCCGACGACGGTCGAAGCTCTTCATCTGGCGCTTGAACGGGTCGCGCCGCTCCCCCTCGCGCGCCTGCCGCTGGCCGAGGTCCTCGGCCTCGCGCTCGCCGAGGACGTCGTCTCGCGCGACACGATCCCCCCCTTCGTCAACTCCGCGATGGACGGCTACGCCGTGCGCGCGGCCGACGTCGCCGCGGCAGGTCCCGCGTCGCCGGCGCGTCTCGTCGTGCTCGAGGACGTGCCCGCGGGGCGTTCGGCGACGCGCCCGGTCGCGCCGGGAACGGCGATCCGGATCATGACCGGCGCGCCGCTGCCGGACGGCGCCGACACGGTCGTGAAGGTCGAGGACACGAAGCAGGACGGCGACGCGGCGCTGATCCTGCGCGCCGAGAAGCGCGGCGCGAACGTGCGCGCCGCCGGCGAGGACGTGCGCGCCGGCGAGCGCGCGCTCGCCGCGGGCACGGCCCTCCGCCCGGCGGAGATCGGCCTGCTCGCCGCGCTCGGCGTGGCCGAGCCGCTCGTGCGGCGGCGCCCGCGCGTCGCGGTCGTCACGACCGGCGACGAGCTCGTGGACGTCGCGGAGAATCCGGGGCCCGGGCAGATCCGCGACGCCAACATCCACGCCATGTGCGCGCAGCTCCGCGCGCTCGGCGCCGAGCCTCTCCCCTTCCCGCGCGTCGCCGACCGCCGCGAGGCGGTGCTCGACGCGCTCGCCGCGGCGCTCGCCGCGGCCGACATGGTGCTGACCAACGGCGGCATCTCCGTCGGCGACTACGACTTCGTCAAGGGCGTCCTCGCCGAGCTCGGCGCGCACGAGGTCTTCTGGAAGGTGCGCCAGAAGCCGGGCGGCCCGCTCGGCTTCTACGTCGCGCAGGGGAAGCCGGTCTTCGGCCTTCCCGGAAACCCGGTCGCGGCGCAGGTCTGCATCGAGGAGTACGCGCGGCCGACGCTGCGTTCGATGATGGGGCACGCGCGGCTCCATCGGCCGACGGCGACGGCGCGCATCGTCGAGGGGTACCGCAAGAGCGGCCAGGACGGCAAGCTCCACTTCGTGCGGGTCTTCGCCCAGTGGAGCGGAAGCGGCCTCGAGGCGCGCACGACCGGCCCGCAGGGGTCGGGCCTGCTGACGTCGATGGTCGGCGCGAACGGCCTCGCGCTCGTCCCCGCCGAAGCGGTCGAGATCCCGCCCGGCGGCGCCGTGACGGTCCACCTGACCGACCTGCCCGAGGACCGCTGA
- the moaA gene encoding GTP 3',8-cyclase MoaA — MLRDQSRRRIHYLRVSVTDRCNHRCRYCLPAAGARLLPHEEILRYEEILAFAAVAAREGIDKLRVTGGEPLLRRGIVSFMERLVATPGLDDVSMTTNGTLLPRFAAELRAAGLKRINIGIPSLHPDTYRGLTRGGSLADATAGLESALAAGFSPVKVNVVVLRAISDDPAPYLELTRRLPVQVRFIEYMPIGPVPSEQWFVSAAEFESRLAAYGPFEPAGEAGDGPASAPLRIPGAPGSFARIAAMTEHFCDRCNRLRLTADGRLRLCLFGQQEIDLRSALRPQVDEAALAALLAQAVAAKPQSCLPERGLVGGRRMSQIGG; from the coding sequence ATGCTGCGCGACCAGAGCCGGCGACGGATCCACTACCTGCGCGTTTCGGTGACCGATCGCTGCAACCACCGCTGCCGCTACTGCCTCCCCGCGGCGGGGGCGCGGCTGCTCCCGCACGAGGAGATCCTCCGCTACGAGGAGATCCTCGCCTTCGCCGCCGTCGCCGCGCGCGAGGGGATCGACAAGCTGCGCGTCACCGGCGGCGAACCGCTGCTGCGCCGCGGCATCGTCTCGTTCATGGAGCGGCTGGTCGCCACGCCGGGGCTCGACGACGTCTCGATGACGACGAACGGCACGCTCCTGCCGCGGTTCGCCGCGGAGCTGCGCGCCGCGGGGCTGAAGCGGATCAACATCGGCATTCCGAGCCTCCATCCCGACACCTACCGCGGCCTGACGCGCGGCGGCTCGCTCGCCGACGCGACGGCGGGTCTCGAGAGCGCGCTCGCGGCGGGGTTCTCGCCGGTCAAGGTCAACGTCGTCGTGCTGCGCGCGATCAGCGACGATCCGGCGCCGTACCTCGAGCTGACGCGGCGCCTGCCGGTGCAGGTCCGCTTCATCGAGTACATGCCGATCGGCCCCGTGCCGTCCGAGCAGTGGTTCGTCTCGGCGGCCGAGTTCGAAAGCCGCCTCGCGGCGTACGGCCCGTTCGAGCCCGCCGGCGAGGCGGGAGACGGGCCGGCGAGCGCGCCGCTCCGGATCCCCGGCGCGCCGGGCAGCTTCGCGCGGATCGCGGCGATGACCGAGCACTTCTGCGACCGCTGCAACCGGCTGCGGCTGACCGCCGACGGCCGGCTTCGCCTCTGCCTCTTCGGGCAGCAGGAGATCGACCTCCGCTCGGCGTTGCGCCCGCAGGTGGACGAGGCCGCCCTCGCCGCGCTTCTCGCCCAGGCGGTCGCCGCGAAGCCGCAGAGCTGCCTGCCGGAGCGCGGCCTGGTCGGCGGGCGGCGCATGTCGCAGATCGGAGGGTGA
- the moaC gene encoding cyclic pyranopterin monophosphate synthase MoaC, with the protein MAKELSHLDREGRARMVDVGGKTPTAREAVAKARVLLNAETFRLVREGLVKKGDVLTVAEIAGVQAAKRTFELIPLCHPLPLTFAGVTLTLDEATTSVEIEAVCRTKAETGVEMEALTAASVAALTVYDMCKAAQKDIRVADLRLVRKTGGKSGDYSAE; encoded by the coding sequence ATGGCGAAGGAGCTGAGCCACCTCGACCGCGAAGGGCGCGCGCGGATGGTGGACGTCGGCGGGAAGACGCCGACGGCGCGGGAGGCGGTCGCCAAGGCGCGCGTGCTGCTGAACGCCGAGACGTTCCGCCTGGTGCGCGAAGGGCTGGTCAAGAAGGGGGACGTGCTGACCGTCGCCGAGATCGCCGGCGTGCAGGCGGCGAAGCGGACGTTCGAGCTGATCCCGCTCTGCCATCCGCTGCCGCTGACCTTCGCCGGCGTGACGCTGACGCTCGACGAGGCGACGACGAGCGTCGAGATCGAGGCCGTCTGCCGCACGAAGGCCGAGACCGGCGTCGAGATGGAGGCGCTCACCGCCGCGAGCGTCGCCGCATTGACCGTCTACGACATGTGCAAGGCGGCGCAGAAGGACATCCGCGTCGCCGACCTCCGCCTCGTCCGCAAGACCGGCGGCAAGTCGGGCGACTACAGCGCCGAATGA
- a CDS encoding MOSC domain-containing protein gives MSARKQSMAEVVSVNVSVAKGTKKVPAPQVELRPEHGIVGDAHAGKWHRQVSLLAQESVDQMVGKLAAIGVTIHPGDFAENILTRGIVLKTLPIGTRLRVGGTLLEVTQIGKECHFGCEIRRQVGDCVMPREGIFAKVIEGGVIRAGDAVEQLPAAVAP, from the coding sequence ATGAGCGCGAGGAAGCAGAGCATGGCCGAAGTCGTCTCCGTCAACGTGTCGGTCGCCAAGGGAACGAAGAAGGTCCCCGCGCCGCAGGTCGAGCTGCGCCCGGAGCACGGGATCGTCGGCGACGCGCACGCCGGGAAGTGGCACCGCCAAGTCAGCCTGCTGGCGCAGGAGAGCGTCGATCAGATGGTCGGCAAGCTGGCCGCGATCGGCGTGACGATCCACCCCGGCGATTTCGCCGAGAACATCCTCACCCGCGGCATCGTCCTCAAGACGCTGCCGATCGGGACGCGCCTCAGGGTCGGCGGGACGCTGCTCGAGGTGACGCAGATCGGCAAGGAGTGCCACTTCGGCTGCGAGATCCGCCGCCAGGTGGGCGACTGCGTGATGCCGCGCGAAGGGATCTTCGCCAAGGTGATCGAAGGGGGCGTGATCCGCGCCGGCGACGCCGTCGAACAGCTCCCCGCCGCGGTCGCGCCGTGA